Proteins encoded within one genomic window of Carassius gibelio isolate Cgi1373 ecotype wild population from Czech Republic chromosome A4, carGib1.2-hapl.c, whole genome shotgun sequence:
- the LOC127974724 gene encoding myosin-binding protein C, slow-type-like isoform X6, whose translation MPEPTKKDDGQPEEDGSTPKKLSIDHTNDSDPESTGGRKDSGNSVWSLGDGHPSDETDKQTETPPLSTLLIEQPQSGSINVGGDITFVAKVEAKDLLRKPTIKWFKGKWMDLASKTGKHLQLKESFDRFTKIHTFEMHIIKAKENYAGNYRCEVTYKDKFDSCSFDLEVKEIPEGSLNIDIRSAFKRSTDGQDDAGELDFSGLLKHREHKQEEVPEVDVWEILKNARPDEYEKIAFTYGITDLRGLLKRLKKTKKEEKKSEAFSKRLEPAYQVDKGGKIRLIVDLADPTVELKWYKNGQEIRPTPKYIFEHKGTQRIMVINNCQINDDAAYSVTAGEEKSTTELFVKELPVNIVKKLEPVKTTVNERIELECEVSEEGAKVRWMKNGVEVPTGVRSRYRVKSEGTKHWLIIDDATKDDTGTYSLMATGGTTEAHVQVELKPLKILMDLQSATVLLGQPLKLNCEIYPGNIPGRWYKNGQLVQSSERISIMHRAKNHNLDIESTTIHDAGDYTFVPEGYTQTLSAKVHIIDPPRVHLEALNAQDNTVTIVAGNKLRLEIPISGEPAPRVVWMKGERVILDSGSRMRAETFPDHTCLTIDSAEREDTGNYKIVLQNEAGEDTASVKIKVVDVPDPPEAPLVTDVGGDWCTMTWEPPRYDGGSPILGYFIERKKKQSSRWMRLNFDLCKETTFEPKKMIEGVPYEVRIFAVNAIGVSKPSEPSKPFIPLAVTSEPTVLVVDDVTDTTVTMKWRPPDTIGAAGLDGYQIEYCIEGTDEWILANKELVEKTRYTITGLPVEAKILVRVKAINAAGASPPRTTQHSILVKEVIEPPKIRIPRHLKQTYIRKVGEVVNLVVPFVGKPRPKVNWLKEGQPIDKTVSIRNSDCDSIMFIRKAERKHSGKYELSVQVENHIDTATLDIQIVDLPGPPQAVKIEEVWGNNVALDWNPPKDNGNAPIIGYTIQKADKKTMEWYTCIEHYHRTCITVSDLVVGNEYYFRIYSENMVGLSESATVTKNSALIMKEGKFPHDTALGSYHAKSLSPFPSHSSSSSSSSSRSSSHSQSGMHLKIPEYNDRDFTEPPAFTQPLINTFAIAGYNATLNCSVRANPRPKVLWMKNKMTIIDDPRYRMFSNQGVCTLEIRKPSPFDGGVYTCKAINDLGEAQVDCKLEVKGGFTFFELMKRGVPLHLIDKYMNESEKSESEKKGSN comes from the exons ATGCCTGAGCCTACAAAGAAAG ATGATGGCCAACCTGAAG AGGATGGCAGCACTCCCAAGAAACTTTCTATTGACCATACTA ATGATAGCGACCCTGAGTCAACCGGCGGGAGGAAAGACTCAGGTAACTCTG TGTGGTCTCTGGGGGACGGACATCCTTCAGACGAGACCGACAAACAAACTGAGACTCCGCCACTCTCGACTCTGTTGATTGAACAGCCACAAAGTGGATCCATCAATGTAG GTGGAGACATCACCTTCGTTGCTAAGGTGGAGGCCAAAGACTTGCTTCGTAAACCAACCATAAAGTGGTTCAAAGGAAAGTGGATGGATCTGGCTAGCAAGACGGGGAAGCATCTGCAGCTTAAAGAATCGTTCGATCGCTTTACCAAG ATTCACACCTTTGAGATGCACATTATTAAGGCAAAGGAGAACTATGCAGGGAATTACAGATGTGAGGTCACCTACAAAGACAAATTTGATAGCTGCTCTTTTGACTTGGAGGTCAAAG AAATCCCAGAAGGTTCTCTAAACATTGATATCCGTTCAGCTTTCAAAAGAAG CACTGATGGCCAAGACGATGCAGGCGAGCTTGACTTTAGTGGGCTTCTCAAACATAG GGAGCACAAACAAGAGGAAGTTCCTGAGGTGGATGTGTGGGAGATTTTGAAAAATGCCCGACCTGATGAATATGAGAAGATCGCTTTTACGTATGGCATCACCGATCTCAGAGGCCTGCTGAAAAGACTGAAGAAAACCaagaaagaggagaaaaagaGTGAAG CATTTTCCAAGAGGCTGGAACCTGCATATCAGGTGGACAAAGGTGGAAAGATCCGGTTAATCGTGGATCTTGCTGACCCGACTGTGGAGTTAAAATGGTACAAGAATGGACAAGAGATCCGCCCTACTCCAAA GTATATCTTTGAGCACAAAGGCACTCAACGGATAATGGTAATTAACAACTGTCAGATAAACGATGATGCTGCCTACTCAGTCACCGCAGGAGAAGAGAAGTCCACCACTGAACTGTTTGTGAAAG AACTGCCTGTGAACATAGTGAAAAAGCTGGAGCCCGTAAAAACCACAGTGAACGAGAGAATTGAACTGGAGTGTGAGGTGTCTGAGGAAGGAGCCAAAGTTAGATG GATGAAGAATGGGGTGGAGGTCCCCACAGGGGTGCGTTCACGGTACCGCGTGAAATCCGAGGGGACCAAACACTGGCTGATCATTGACGATGCCACAAAGGATGACACTGGCACCTACTCCCTGATGGCCACCGGGGGCACCACTGAAGCTCACGTTCAAGTTGAAT TGAAGCCTTTGAAGATTTTAATGGATCTACAGAGTGCAACAGTGTTGTTGGGGCAACCTCTTAAATTAAACTGTGAGATTTACCCTGGAAACATCCCGGGCCGTTGGTACAAGAACGGCCAGCTGGTCCAGTCTAGTGAACGCATCAGCATTATGCACCGAGCCAA GAATCATAACCTTGACATTGAGAGCACCACTATTCATGATGCCGGTGATTATACCTTTGTTCCTGAGGGATACACGCAGACGCTGTCTGCCAAAGTGCACATCATAG ATCCACCTAGGGTGCATTTAGAGGCACTGAATGCCCAGGATAACACAGTGACCATTGTGGCTGGAAACAAACTCCGGCTGGAGATCCCCATTAGTGGAGAACCAGCACCCAGAGTTGTGTGGATGAAGGGAGAACGG gtcatcCTTGATTCAGGAAGTCGGATGCGTGCAGAGACATTTCCAGACCACACCTGCCTCACTATTGATAGCGCAGAAAGAGAAGATACCGGAAACTACAAGATCGTCCTTCAGAACGAAGCTGGAGAGGACACAGCTAGTGTAAAAATCAAAGTTGTAG ATGTCCCAGATCCCCCTGAGGCTCCTCTGGTTACTGATGTGGGTGGAGATTGGTGCACTATGACATGGGAGCCGCCACGCTATGATGGTGGTTCCCCCATCCTTG GGTATTTCATTGAGCGAAAGAAGAAACAGAGCTCTCGGTGGATGAGGCTGAACTTCGACCTTTGCAAAGAGACCACCTTTGAGCCCAAAAAGATGATTGAAGGGGTGCCATACGAGGTGCGGATCTTTGCGGTTAACGCTATCGGCGTCTCCAAACCCAGTGAGCCCTCCAAACCTTTCATTCCCCTGG CTGTGACCAGTGAACCAACAGTGCTGGTGGTGGATGACGTCACAGATACCACAGTGACCATGAAGTGGAGACCCCCAGACACCATCGGTGCTGCTGGACTTGATGGCTACCAAATTGAATACTGCATTGAAGGAA ctgacgAATGGATACTTGCTAATAAAGAGCTGGTGGAAAAAACGAGGTACACTATAACCGGTCTGCCAGTGGAGGCCAAGATCTTAGTGCGTGTCAAGGCCATAAATGCTGCTGGGGCCAGTCCACCACGCACAACCCAACACTCCATACTGGTCAAAGAGGTTATTG AGCCTCCTAAGATTCGCATACCTCGACACTTGAAGCAGACATACATTCGAAAGGTTGGCGAAGTCGTCAACCTCGTCGTGCCATTCGTG GGTAAACCGAGGCCAAAAGTCAACTGGTTGAAAGAGGGTCAGCCGATTGACAAAACGGTCAGCATTCGCAACTCAGATTGTGACAGCATCATGTTCATCCGCAAGGCTGAGCGCAAGCACTCTGGGAAATATGAACTGAGCGTACAAGTGGAGAATCATATCGACACGGCCACGCTGGACATCCAGATAGTTG ATCTTCCAGGCCCACCACAGGCAGTAAAGATCGAAGAAGTCTGGGGGAATAATGTAGCACTGGACTGGAACCCACCCAAAGACAACGGCAATGCACCCATAATAGGCTACACCATCCAGAAAGCAGATAAAAAGACAATG gAGTGGTACACATGTATAGAGCACTACCATCGTACCTGCATCACAGTCTCAGATCTGGTGGTGGGTAACGAGTATTACTTCAGGATTTACTCTGAGAACATGGTGGGCTTAAGTGAAAGTGCCACCGTCACTAAAAACAGTGCTCTGATCATGAAAGAAG GGAAATTCCCCCATGATACAGCTCTCGGCTCGTATCATGCAAAGTCCCTCTCTCCCTTCCCCTCtcactcttcctcctcctcctcctcttcctctcgctCTTCCTCTCACTCTCAATCAGGCATGCACCTGAAAATCCCAGAGTATAATGACCGTGACTTCACCGAGCCGCCCGCTTTCACCCAGCCGCTTATCAACACCTTTGCCATCGCTGGGTACAACGCCACCCTGAACTGCAGCGTGCGTGCCAATCCTCGG
- the LOC127974724 gene encoding myosin-binding protein C, slow-type-like isoform X1, whose amino-acid sequence MPEPTKKDDGQPEEKVAPDSGDAPSENSFVVTPKEAKVASKDTDARVKITEPEAAMPIPAAKAPQPQPVIVVTEPVEGEVMNPKSVENGHNEPEPTQAEKRIKVTEVKDEQPSTSKVPDKDGDITASTPSPPPPAEDGSTPKKLSIDHTNDSDPESTGGRKDSVWSLGDGHPSDETDKQTETPPLSTLLIEQPQSGSINVGGDITFVAKVEAKDLLRKPTIKWFKGKWMDLASKTGKHLQLKESFDRFTKIHTFEMHIIKAKENYAGNYRCEVTYKDKFDSCSFDLEVKEIPEGSLNIDIRSAFKRSTDGQDDAGELDFSGLLKHREHKQEEVPEVDVWEILKNARPDEYEKIAFTYGITDLRGLLKRLKKTKKEEKKSEAFSKRLEPAYQVDKGGKIRLIVDLADPTVELKWYKNGQEIRPTPKYIFEHKGTQRIMVINNCQINDDAAYSVTAGEEKSTTELFVKELPVNIVKKLEPVKTTVNERIELECEVSEEGAKVRWMKNGVEVPTGVRSRYRVKSEGTKHWLIIDDATKDDTGTYSLMATGGTTEAHVQVELKPLKILMDLQSATVLLGQPLKLNCEIYPGNIPGRWYKNGQLVQSSERISIMHRAKNHNLDIESTTIHDAGDYTFVPEGYTQTLSAKVHIIDPPRVHLEALNAQDNTVTIVAGNKLRLEIPISGEPAPRVVWMKGERVILDSGSRMRAETFPDHTCLTIDSAEREDTGNYKIVLQNEAGEDTASVKIKVVDVPDPPEAPLVTDVGGDWCTMTWEPPRYDGGSPILGYFIERKKKQSSRWMRLNFDLCKETTFEPKKMIEGVPYEVRIFAVNAIGVSKPSEPSKPFIPLAVTSEPTVLVVDDVTDTTVTMKWRPPDTIGAAGLDGYQIEYCIEGTDEWILANKELVEKTRYTITGLPVEAKILVRVKAINAAGASPPRTTQHSILVKEVIEPPKIRIPRHLKQTYIRKVGEVVNLVVPFVGKPRPKVNWLKEGQPIDKTVSIRNSDCDSIMFIRKAERKHSGKYELSVQVENHIDTATLDIQIVDLPGPPQAVKIEEVWGNNVALDWNPPKDNGNAPIIGYTIQKADKKTMEWYTCIEHYHRTCITVSDLVVGNEYYFRIYSENMVGLSESATVTKNSALIMKEGKFPHDTALGSYHAKSLSPFPSHSSSSSSSSSRSSSHSQSGMHLKIPEYNDRDFTEPPAFTQPLINTFAIAGYNATLNCSVRANPRPKVLWMKNKMTIIDDPRYRMFSNQGVCTLEIRKPSPFDGGVYTCKAINDLGEAQVDCKLEVKGGFTFFELMKRGVPLHLIDKYMNESEKSESEKKGSN is encoded by the exons ATGCCTGAGCCTACAAAGAAAG ATGATGGCCAACCTGAAG AGAAAGTTGCCCCAGACTCTGGTGACGCCCCATCTGAGAATTCGTTTGTGGTGACACCGAAAG AGGCTAAAGTGGCATCCAAAGACACAGATGCCAGAGTGAAAATCACAGAACCAGAGGCAGCAATGCCCATACCTGCTGCCAAGGCCCCTCAGCCACAACCTGTAATTGTGGTGACTGAGCCAGTAGAGGGTGAGGTCATGAACCCAAAGTCTGTAGAAAACGGGCACAATGAACCAGAGCCAACACAGGCTGAGAAGCGTATCAAGGTGACTGAGGTAAAAGACGAGCAACCCAGCACTTCAAAAGTTCCCG ATAAAGATGGTGATATCACCGCCAGCACCCCATCACCTCCACCTCCAGCAG AGGATGGCAGCACTCCCAAGAAACTTTCTATTGACCATACTA ATGATAGCGACCCTGAGTCAACCGGCGGGAGGAAAGACTCAG TGTGGTCTCTGGGGGACGGACATCCTTCAGACGAGACCGACAAACAAACTGAGACTCCGCCACTCTCGACTCTGTTGATTGAACAGCCACAAAGTGGATCCATCAATGTAG GTGGAGACATCACCTTCGTTGCTAAGGTGGAGGCCAAAGACTTGCTTCGTAAACCAACCATAAAGTGGTTCAAAGGAAAGTGGATGGATCTGGCTAGCAAGACGGGGAAGCATCTGCAGCTTAAAGAATCGTTCGATCGCTTTACCAAG ATTCACACCTTTGAGATGCACATTATTAAGGCAAAGGAGAACTATGCAGGGAATTACAGATGTGAGGTCACCTACAAAGACAAATTTGATAGCTGCTCTTTTGACTTGGAGGTCAAAG AAATCCCAGAAGGTTCTCTAAACATTGATATCCGTTCAGCTTTCAAAAGAAG CACTGATGGCCAAGACGATGCAGGCGAGCTTGACTTTAGTGGGCTTCTCAAACATAG GGAGCACAAACAAGAGGAAGTTCCTGAGGTGGATGTGTGGGAGATTTTGAAAAATGCCCGACCTGATGAATATGAGAAGATCGCTTTTACGTATGGCATCACCGATCTCAGAGGCCTGCTGAAAAGACTGAAGAAAACCaagaaagaggagaaaaagaGTGAAG CATTTTCCAAGAGGCTGGAACCTGCATATCAGGTGGACAAAGGTGGAAAGATCCGGTTAATCGTGGATCTTGCTGACCCGACTGTGGAGTTAAAATGGTACAAGAATGGACAAGAGATCCGCCCTACTCCAAA GTATATCTTTGAGCACAAAGGCACTCAACGGATAATGGTAATTAACAACTGTCAGATAAACGATGATGCTGCCTACTCAGTCACCGCAGGAGAAGAGAAGTCCACCACTGAACTGTTTGTGAAAG AACTGCCTGTGAACATAGTGAAAAAGCTGGAGCCCGTAAAAACCACAGTGAACGAGAGAATTGAACTGGAGTGTGAGGTGTCTGAGGAAGGAGCCAAAGTTAGATG GATGAAGAATGGGGTGGAGGTCCCCACAGGGGTGCGTTCACGGTACCGCGTGAAATCCGAGGGGACCAAACACTGGCTGATCATTGACGATGCCACAAAGGATGACACTGGCACCTACTCCCTGATGGCCACCGGGGGCACCACTGAAGCTCACGTTCAAGTTGAAT TGAAGCCTTTGAAGATTTTAATGGATCTACAGAGTGCAACAGTGTTGTTGGGGCAACCTCTTAAATTAAACTGTGAGATTTACCCTGGAAACATCCCGGGCCGTTGGTACAAGAACGGCCAGCTGGTCCAGTCTAGTGAACGCATCAGCATTATGCACCGAGCCAA GAATCATAACCTTGACATTGAGAGCACCACTATTCATGATGCCGGTGATTATACCTTTGTTCCTGAGGGATACACGCAGACGCTGTCTGCCAAAGTGCACATCATAG ATCCACCTAGGGTGCATTTAGAGGCACTGAATGCCCAGGATAACACAGTGACCATTGTGGCTGGAAACAAACTCCGGCTGGAGATCCCCATTAGTGGAGAACCAGCACCCAGAGTTGTGTGGATGAAGGGAGAACGG gtcatcCTTGATTCAGGAAGTCGGATGCGTGCAGAGACATTTCCAGACCACACCTGCCTCACTATTGATAGCGCAGAAAGAGAAGATACCGGAAACTACAAGATCGTCCTTCAGAACGAAGCTGGAGAGGACACAGCTAGTGTAAAAATCAAAGTTGTAG ATGTCCCAGATCCCCCTGAGGCTCCTCTGGTTACTGATGTGGGTGGAGATTGGTGCACTATGACATGGGAGCCGCCACGCTATGATGGTGGTTCCCCCATCCTTG GGTATTTCATTGAGCGAAAGAAGAAACAGAGCTCTCGGTGGATGAGGCTGAACTTCGACCTTTGCAAAGAGACCACCTTTGAGCCCAAAAAGATGATTGAAGGGGTGCCATACGAGGTGCGGATCTTTGCGGTTAACGCTATCGGCGTCTCCAAACCCAGTGAGCCCTCCAAACCTTTCATTCCCCTGG CTGTGACCAGTGAACCAACAGTGCTGGTGGTGGATGACGTCACAGATACCACAGTGACCATGAAGTGGAGACCCCCAGACACCATCGGTGCTGCTGGACTTGATGGCTACCAAATTGAATACTGCATTGAAGGAA ctgacgAATGGATACTTGCTAATAAAGAGCTGGTGGAAAAAACGAGGTACACTATAACCGGTCTGCCAGTGGAGGCCAAGATCTTAGTGCGTGTCAAGGCCATAAATGCTGCTGGGGCCAGTCCACCACGCACAACCCAACACTCCATACTGGTCAAAGAGGTTATTG AGCCTCCTAAGATTCGCATACCTCGACACTTGAAGCAGACATACATTCGAAAGGTTGGCGAAGTCGTCAACCTCGTCGTGCCATTCGTG GGTAAACCGAGGCCAAAAGTCAACTGGTTGAAAGAGGGTCAGCCGATTGACAAAACGGTCAGCATTCGCAACTCAGATTGTGACAGCATCATGTTCATCCGCAAGGCTGAGCGCAAGCACTCTGGGAAATATGAACTGAGCGTACAAGTGGAGAATCATATCGACACGGCCACGCTGGACATCCAGATAGTTG ATCTTCCAGGCCCACCACAGGCAGTAAAGATCGAAGAAGTCTGGGGGAATAATGTAGCACTGGACTGGAACCCACCCAAAGACAACGGCAATGCACCCATAATAGGCTACACCATCCAGAAAGCAGATAAAAAGACAATG gAGTGGTACACATGTATAGAGCACTACCATCGTACCTGCATCACAGTCTCAGATCTGGTGGTGGGTAACGAGTATTACTTCAGGATTTACTCTGAGAACATGGTGGGCTTAAGTGAAAGTGCCACCGTCACTAAAAACAGTGCTCTGATCATGAAAGAAG GGAAATTCCCCCATGATACAGCTCTCGGCTCGTATCATGCAAAGTCCCTCTCTCCCTTCCCCTCtcactcttcctcctcctcctcctcttcctctcgctCTTCCTCTCACTCTCAATCAGGCATGCACCTGAAAATCCCAGAGTATAATGACCGTGACTTCACCGAGCCGCCCGCTTTCACCCAGCCGCTTATCAACACCTTTGCCATCGCTGGGTACAACGCCACCCTGAACTGCAGCGTGCGTGCCAATCCTCGG
- the LOC127974724 gene encoding myosin-binding protein C, slow-type-like isoform X2, with translation MPEPTKKDDGQPEEKVAPDSGDAPSENSFVVTPKDKDGDITASTPSPPPPAEDGSTPKKLSIDHTNDSDPESTGGRKDSGNSVWSLGDGHPSDETDKQTETPPLSTLLIEQPQSGSINVGGDITFVAKVEAKDLLRKPTIKWFKGKWMDLASKTGKHLQLKESFDRFTKIHTFEMHIIKAKENYAGNYRCEVTYKDKFDSCSFDLEVKEIPEGSLNIDIRSAFKRSTDGQDDAGELDFSGLLKHREHKQEEVPEVDVWEILKNARPDEYEKIAFTYGITDLRGLLKRLKKTKKEEKKSEAFSKRLEPAYQVDKGGKIRLIVDLADPTVELKWYKNGQEIRPTPKYIFEHKGTQRIMVINNCQINDDAAYSVTAGEEKSTTELFVKELPVNIVKKLEPVKTTVNERIELECEVSEEGAKVRWMKNGVEVPTGVRSRYRVKSEGTKHWLIIDDATKDDTGTYSLMATGGTTEAHVQVELKPLKILMDLQSATVLLGQPLKLNCEIYPGNIPGRWYKNGQLVQSSERISIMHRAKNHNLDIESTTIHDAGDYTFVPEGYTQTLSAKVHIIDPPRVHLEALNAQDNTVTIVAGNKLRLEIPISGEPAPRVVWMKGERVILDSGSRMRAETFPDHTCLTIDSAEREDTGNYKIVLQNEAGEDTASVKIKVVDVPDPPEAPLVTDVGGDWCTMTWEPPRYDGGSPILGYFIERKKKQSSRWMRLNFDLCKETTFEPKKMIEGVPYEVRIFAVNAIGVSKPSEPSKPFIPLAVTSEPTVLVVDDVTDTTVTMKWRPPDTIGAAGLDGYQIEYCIEGTDEWILANKELVEKTRYTITGLPVEAKILVRVKAINAAGASPPRTTQHSILVKEVIEPPKIRIPRHLKQTYIRKVGEVVNLVVPFVGKPRPKVNWLKEGQPIDKTVSIRNSDCDSIMFIRKAERKHSGKYELSVQVENHIDTATLDIQIVDLPGPPQAVKIEEVWGNNVALDWNPPKDNGNAPIIGYTIQKADKKTMEWYTCIEHYHRTCITVSDLVVGNEYYFRIYSENMVGLSESATVTKNSALIMKEGKFPHDTALGSYHAKSLSPFPSHSSSSSSSSSRSSSHSQSGMHLKIPEYNDRDFTEPPAFTQPLINTFAIAGYNATLNCSVRANPRPKVLWMKNKMTIIDDPRYRMFSNQGVCTLEIRKPSPFDGGVYTCKAINDLGEAQVDCKLEVKGGFTFFELMKRGVPLHLIDKYMNESEKSESEKKGSN, from the exons ATGCCTGAGCCTACAAAGAAAG ATGATGGCCAACCTGAAG AGAAAGTTGCCCCAGACTCTGGTGACGCCCCATCTGAGAATTCGTTTGTGGTGACACCGAAAG ATAAAGATGGTGATATCACCGCCAGCACCCCATCACCTCCACCTCCAGCAG AGGATGGCAGCACTCCCAAGAAACTTTCTATTGACCATACTA ATGATAGCGACCCTGAGTCAACCGGCGGGAGGAAAGACTCAGGTAACTCTG TGTGGTCTCTGGGGGACGGACATCCTTCAGACGAGACCGACAAACAAACTGAGACTCCGCCACTCTCGACTCTGTTGATTGAACAGCCACAAAGTGGATCCATCAATGTAG GTGGAGACATCACCTTCGTTGCTAAGGTGGAGGCCAAAGACTTGCTTCGTAAACCAACCATAAAGTGGTTCAAAGGAAAGTGGATGGATCTGGCTAGCAAGACGGGGAAGCATCTGCAGCTTAAAGAATCGTTCGATCGCTTTACCAAG ATTCACACCTTTGAGATGCACATTATTAAGGCAAAGGAGAACTATGCAGGGAATTACAGATGTGAGGTCACCTACAAAGACAAATTTGATAGCTGCTCTTTTGACTTGGAGGTCAAAG AAATCCCAGAAGGTTCTCTAAACATTGATATCCGTTCAGCTTTCAAAAGAAG CACTGATGGCCAAGACGATGCAGGCGAGCTTGACTTTAGTGGGCTTCTCAAACATAG GGAGCACAAACAAGAGGAAGTTCCTGAGGTGGATGTGTGGGAGATTTTGAAAAATGCCCGACCTGATGAATATGAGAAGATCGCTTTTACGTATGGCATCACCGATCTCAGAGGCCTGCTGAAAAGACTGAAGAAAACCaagaaagaggagaaaaagaGTGAAG CATTTTCCAAGAGGCTGGAACCTGCATATCAGGTGGACAAAGGTGGAAAGATCCGGTTAATCGTGGATCTTGCTGACCCGACTGTGGAGTTAAAATGGTACAAGAATGGACAAGAGATCCGCCCTACTCCAAA GTATATCTTTGAGCACAAAGGCACTCAACGGATAATGGTAATTAACAACTGTCAGATAAACGATGATGCTGCCTACTCAGTCACCGCAGGAGAAGAGAAGTCCACCACTGAACTGTTTGTGAAAG AACTGCCTGTGAACATAGTGAAAAAGCTGGAGCCCGTAAAAACCACAGTGAACGAGAGAATTGAACTGGAGTGTGAGGTGTCTGAGGAAGGAGCCAAAGTTAGATG GATGAAGAATGGGGTGGAGGTCCCCACAGGGGTGCGTTCACGGTACCGCGTGAAATCCGAGGGGACCAAACACTGGCTGATCATTGACGATGCCACAAAGGATGACACTGGCACCTACTCCCTGATGGCCACCGGGGGCACCACTGAAGCTCACGTTCAAGTTGAAT TGAAGCCTTTGAAGATTTTAATGGATCTACAGAGTGCAACAGTGTTGTTGGGGCAACCTCTTAAATTAAACTGTGAGATTTACCCTGGAAACATCCCGGGCCGTTGGTACAAGAACGGCCAGCTGGTCCAGTCTAGTGAACGCATCAGCATTATGCACCGAGCCAA GAATCATAACCTTGACATTGAGAGCACCACTATTCATGATGCCGGTGATTATACCTTTGTTCCTGAGGGATACACGCAGACGCTGTCTGCCAAAGTGCACATCATAG ATCCACCTAGGGTGCATTTAGAGGCACTGAATGCCCAGGATAACACAGTGACCATTGTGGCTGGAAACAAACTCCGGCTGGAGATCCCCATTAGTGGAGAACCAGCACCCAGAGTTGTGTGGATGAAGGGAGAACGG gtcatcCTTGATTCAGGAAGTCGGATGCGTGCAGAGACATTTCCAGACCACACCTGCCTCACTATTGATAGCGCAGAAAGAGAAGATACCGGAAACTACAAGATCGTCCTTCAGAACGAAGCTGGAGAGGACACAGCTAGTGTAAAAATCAAAGTTGTAG ATGTCCCAGATCCCCCTGAGGCTCCTCTGGTTACTGATGTGGGTGGAGATTGGTGCACTATGACATGGGAGCCGCCACGCTATGATGGTGGTTCCCCCATCCTTG GGTATTTCATTGAGCGAAAGAAGAAACAGAGCTCTCGGTGGATGAGGCTGAACTTCGACCTTTGCAAAGAGACCACCTTTGAGCCCAAAAAGATGATTGAAGGGGTGCCATACGAGGTGCGGATCTTTGCGGTTAACGCTATCGGCGTCTCCAAACCCAGTGAGCCCTCCAAACCTTTCATTCCCCTGG CTGTGACCAGTGAACCAACAGTGCTGGTGGTGGATGACGTCACAGATACCACAGTGACCATGAAGTGGAGACCCCCAGACACCATCGGTGCTGCTGGACTTGATGGCTACCAAATTGAATACTGCATTGAAGGAA ctgacgAATGGATACTTGCTAATAAAGAGCTGGTGGAAAAAACGAGGTACACTATAACCGGTCTGCCAGTGGAGGCCAAGATCTTAGTGCGTGTCAAGGCCATAAATGCTGCTGGGGCCAGTCCACCACGCACAACCCAACACTCCATACTGGTCAAAGAGGTTATTG AGCCTCCTAAGATTCGCATACCTCGACACTTGAAGCAGACATACATTCGAAAGGTTGGCGAAGTCGTCAACCTCGTCGTGCCATTCGTG GGTAAACCGAGGCCAAAAGTCAACTGGTTGAAAGAGGGTCAGCCGATTGACAAAACGGTCAGCATTCGCAACTCAGATTGTGACAGCATCATGTTCATCCGCAAGGCTGAGCGCAAGCACTCTGGGAAATATGAACTGAGCGTACAAGTGGAGAATCATATCGACACGGCCACGCTGGACATCCAGATAGTTG ATCTTCCAGGCCCACCACAGGCAGTAAAGATCGAAGAAGTCTGGGGGAATAATGTAGCACTGGACTGGAACCCACCCAAAGACAACGGCAATGCACCCATAATAGGCTACACCATCCAGAAAGCAGATAAAAAGACAATG gAGTGGTACACATGTATAGAGCACTACCATCGTACCTGCATCACAGTCTCAGATCTGGTGGTGGGTAACGAGTATTACTTCAGGATTTACTCTGAGAACATGGTGGGCTTAAGTGAAAGTGCCACCGTCACTAAAAACAGTGCTCTGATCATGAAAGAAG GGAAATTCCCCCATGATACAGCTCTCGGCTCGTATCATGCAAAGTCCCTCTCTCCCTTCCCCTCtcactcttcctcctcctcctcctcttcctctcgctCTTCCTCTCACTCTCAATCAGGCATGCACCTGAAAATCCCAGAGTATAATGACCGTGACTTCACCGAGCCGCCCGCTTTCACCCAGCCGCTTATCAACACCTTTGCCATCGCTGGGTACAACGCCACCCTGAACTGCAGCGTGCGTGCCAATCCTCGG